A window of Phycobacter azelaicus contains these coding sequences:
- a CDS encoding prephenate dehydratase — protein sequence MSGKIAIQGELGSYSHEACRNARHSMEVLPCRNFEDAIEAVRSGEADEAMLPVENSTYGRVADIHRLLPHSGLHIVEEAFVRVHINLLGVPGARLEDIREAKSHLVLLPQCGEFLRKHDILGRVSPDNARAARDVAEAGDKHVAALASELAGEIYGLDVIARHIEDNGDNTTRFLIMSREPDYSRRGAHGMITSFVFQVRNIPAALYKAMGGFATNGINMTKLESYMVDGSFTATQFYADIEGHPEDPNVKLAMDELAYFTTNIEILGVYPADNGRY from the coding sequence ATGTCCGGAAAAATTGCCATTCAGGGGGAACTGGGCTCTTACAGCCACGAGGCCTGCCGCAACGCGCGACACAGTATGGAAGTGCTGCCCTGCCGCAACTTTGAGGATGCGATTGAAGCCGTAAGAAGCGGCGAGGCCGACGAGGCTATGCTGCCCGTGGAAAACTCGACCTATGGCCGTGTGGCCGACATTCACCGCCTTTTGCCGCACAGCGGCCTGCATATTGTCGAAGAGGCCTTCGTGCGGGTGCACATCAATCTTCTAGGCGTGCCCGGCGCCCGGCTGGAGGATATCCGCGAGGCTAAATCGCATCTGGTGCTTCTACCGCAATGCGGAGAATTCCTGCGCAAACATGACATTCTTGGGCGCGTCAGCCCAGACAATGCCCGCGCCGCCCGTGATGTCGCCGAGGCCGGAGACAAACACGTGGCCGCACTGGCAAGTGAGCTGGCAGGGGAGATTTACGGTCTCGATGTGATCGCCCGTCATATCGAAGACAACGGAGACAATACGACCCGCTTCCTGATCATGTCGCGCGAACCGGACTATAGCCGCCGCGGGGCACATGGGATGATCACCAGTTTCGTCTTTCAGGTGCGCAACATTCCGGCCGCGCTTTACAAGGCGATGGGCGGTTTTGCGACCAATGGCATCAACATGACAAAACTGGAAAGCTACATGGTGGACGGCTCCTTCACCGCAACCCAATTCTATGCCGATATCGAAGGCCATCCCGAGGATCCAAACGTAAAATTGGCCATGGACGAGCTGGCCTATTTCACGACAAACATTGAAATCCTGGGTGTCTACCCGGCAGACAATGGCCGGTATTGA
- a CDS encoding 5'-nucleotidase C-terminal domain-containing protein, whose amino-acid sequence MTETERLPAQRNGVLRLLATTDLHSNLRSHDYYADRSDPSVGLCRTASLIAEARAQVAEVGGVTLLLDNGDSFQGAPIGETSFDTPRVPHPVMQAFEALGYDAIGLGNHDFNFGLETLETVLEQAPCPVVCSNMLSVEPGRKLPFVSSVILERDMKACEGVPPLRVGVLSVLPPQTVTWDAHLLKGQVTVADMVQTARDKALELRAGGCDIVVALAHTGVGARDTVPGMENALVPIVEIDEIDAVIGGHTHKTLPHGEHPFDKPVVMAGAHGSHLGEIDLNVVFGAKGWQVTDGVARLHPICERRQDGTLVSLVEEAPELVGILETAHEATRARMRQPVGHSEVPLHSFFTLFSQDLGLKLAAAAQAAAVRPLLHETAAGALPLLSAAAPGKFGGRSGPSHYTDIQSGPLCMRNVADLHIFPNELRLVVATGAQVLDWLEMSAGVFNQIASNSTECDLVDPERAGHNFDVLFGLNYEIDLSQPPRFSISGQRVMPSASRIRNVTVGGRPISPTQQFAVVANSYRVSGGGNFQMVKEAASVPLPTIRIRDVIRDYVAGRLPEDPLMELDYPWRFSGLQGAKVATYTSPDAVDYLDELPDGCARRDGITSTGFLKLVLSL is encoded by the coding sequence ATGACTGAAACGGAACGACTCCCGGCGCAGCGAAATGGGGTGCTGCGCCTGCTGGCGACGACCGATCTTCACAGCAACCTGCGAAGCCATGACTACTACGCGGACCGTTCGGACCCCAGCGTCGGGCTGTGTCGCACTGCATCCCTGATTGCCGAAGCCCGGGCGCAAGTGGCAGAGGTCGGCGGGGTTACACTGTTACTGGACAACGGGGATTCATTTCAGGGCGCACCGATCGGCGAGACATCGTTTGACACGCCGAGGGTGCCGCACCCTGTCATGCAGGCCTTCGAAGCGCTGGGATATGATGCAATCGGCCTTGGCAATCACGACTTCAACTTTGGTCTTGAAACGCTGGAGACGGTCCTTGAGCAGGCCCCTTGTCCAGTTGTGTGCTCGAACATGTTGTCGGTCGAGCCGGGGCGCAAGCTGCCTTTTGTCAGTAGTGTAATTCTGGAACGCGACATGAAGGCCTGTGAGGGTGTTCCGCCTTTGCGGGTGGGTGTTTTGTCTGTGCTGCCTCCGCAGACTGTCACTTGGGACGCACATCTCCTCAAAGGGCAGGTGACCGTGGCCGACATGGTTCAGACCGCGCGGGACAAGGCTTTGGAGTTGCGTGCGGGTGGCTGCGATATTGTCGTTGCGCTGGCTCATACGGGTGTCGGTGCACGCGACACTGTTCCGGGCATGGAAAACGCTTTGGTGCCGATTGTTGAGATCGATGAGATCGACGCGGTGATCGGGGGGCATACCCACAAGACTTTGCCACATGGCGAACATCCATTCGACAAGCCGGTTGTGATGGCGGGTGCACACGGCTCACATCTGGGTGAGATCGATCTGAACGTGGTTTTTGGGGCAAAGGGCTGGCAGGTAACGGACGGCGTCGCGCGTCTGCATCCGATCTGTGAGCGGCGGCAGGACGGAACACTCGTCTCGCTTGTCGAGGAAGCCCCTGAACTGGTCGGGATTCTGGAAACCGCGCACGAAGCAACGCGCGCGCGAATGCGTCAGCCCGTGGGCCACAGCGAAGTCCCTTTGCATTCCTTCTTCACTTTGTTCAGTCAGGATCTTGGTCTCAAGCTCGCGGCTGCGGCACAGGCCGCCGCTGTGAGGCCGCTGTTGCATGAAACTGCCGCCGGGGCGTTGCCCTTGTTGTCAGCCGCCGCGCCGGGGAAATTCGGTGGGCGATCCGGGCCGAGCCACTATACCGACATCCAGAGCGGGCCGCTTTGCATGCGCAATGTGGCAGATTTGCATATCTTCCCGAATGAGTTGCGGCTGGTGGTTGCCACTGGTGCACAGGTTCTGGATTGGCTTGAAATGTCGGCGGGCGTTTTTAACCAAATTGCCTCCAATTCTACGGAATGCGATCTGGTTGATCCGGAAAGAGCCGGACACAATTTCGACGTCCTGTTCGGGTTGAATTATGAAATCGACCTGTCGCAGCCCCCGAGGTTTTCAATTTCGGGCCAAAGGGTCATGCCGTCCGCAAGTCGCATTCGCAACGTTACGGTCGGTGGGCGCCCTATATCACCCACGCAGCAATTCGCGGTGGTGGCCAACAGCTACCGTGTGAGTGGCGGAGGCAACTTCCAGATGGTCAAGGAAGCGGCGAGCGTTCCGTTGCCGACAATCCGCATACGTGACGTGATACGGGATTATGTTGCCGGACGCCTTCCCGAGGATCCGTTGATGGAGCTGGATTATCCATGGCGGTTTTCTGGCCTTCAGGGCGCCAAGGTGGCGACCTATACCAGCCCCGATGCGGTCGATTACCTTGATGAGCTTCCAGATGGGTGCGCCCGCCGTGACGGGATCACCTCCACGGGTTTTTTGAAGCTGGTCTTGTCCCTGTAG